In Akkermansia muciniphila ATCC BAA-835, the genomic stretch CCCACGGAAGGAGAAAAACCTGGCGGAACCGGTGAAGCAGACGAACAGACTGTTGGTGGAACTGCATAACGGAAAGGACATTTTCTTTGCCGATCCGGGAAAGGCGCTTCTTTCCGCAGATGGTGCTTCTCCGCAGAATGAATTCATGAAGGATGTGGTGCATCCCAATGCCAGGGGGTACGAGGTTTTGGAAAAGGAACTGGCCGTACTCCTGAAAAAGATTGATGCAAAATACCGGGGAGGGAAGCAGGCGGGAAAGCATTCCTGATGATCGTCTTCTGATGGAAGGTAGGATTTTGCTTGAAGGGAAAGCCCCGGTTGAGGAAAATATACGGCCTTTGATATTTAGTTTATGAAAAACCTGTTGTTTGCATTGTTGACCGGTTCCTTTTGTTGCTGTTATGCCCAACAGAAGGCCGCACCCGTTCCGGAACCTGAAGTTGTCGCCACTCCGCCGGCTGATGCGGGGCGCGGCCTTATCCGTGTGGACTCCCGTGAAATACGCCATTATTCCGGTACCCGCAAGGAACCGGATTACCTGGTCAGCAGGGATAACGGAAAAACATGGGAAATGAAGGCCGCTCCGGCTGGCTACCCTCCCAACTACGGTGGCATTCCCAAAGAATCTCCAGCTATTGTGCGCAACCCTCTGACCAGGGAATTCATTCGTGTGCAGCCTATCGGGGGCTTTGTATTTCTTTCCAGGGGTGGGCTGGACGGCAAGTGGCTTGCCGTCACGAATGACGGCAAACTGGAAGAAGACTGGAAAGACCCGGAAAAGAGGAAAAACCTGAAAAAACTGGGCGGCATCATGCGAACCCCCGTTTTTGTGAACAAGGGCCGCAGGGTGATCGTGCCGTTCCACAACATGGGCGGCGGCACCAAGTTCCATATTTCCGATGACGGGGGGCTGACCTGGCATGTATCCAGGAACGGTGTTACTTCCCCCAGACATGAAGCCAGGCCCCCCCACCAGGGCGTCAGATGGTTCAACAATGCCGTGGAAGCCACGGTTTTGGAAATGAAAGACGGTACGTTGTGGGCGCTTGCCCGCACCTCCCAGGACCAGGCGTGGCAGGCTTTTTCCAAGGATTACGGGGAAACGTGGAGCAAACCGGAGCCTTCCCGCTTTTTCGGCACCCTGACCATGAACACGTTGGGACGCCTGGATGACGGAACTATCGTTTCCCTGTGGACGAATACAATGGCTCTGCCTGAAAACGCCACAGCTGGCAACGGAACGTGGGAGGATGTATTCACCAACCGTGATTCCCACCACATTGCTATGTCCGGGGACGAGGGCAAAACCTGGTACGGGTTCCGGGAGATTATCCTGGACGAACACCGCAACCATCCCGGCTATGCTACGCTGGATGGTCCGGAAGACCGCGGCAAACATCAGAGCGAAATGGTGCAGCTGGACAAAAACCGCATCCTTATTTCCCTGGGGCAGCATAAAAACCACCGCCGCCTGGTTATTGTGGACCGCCGCTGGGTAGGGGCCAAGACGCGTGCCACGCAGACGGGGAAAGATTTGGATTCCCAGTGGACCATTCACACTTATATCCCCCAGAAAAAAGGCCATTGCAGTTATAACCGCAAGCCTTCCGCCGAGTTGGTTCAGGATCCGTCCGGGGGCACGAAGAAGGTGTTGCAAATCAAGCGTCTGGATGATCCCGAACTGGTCAATGAAAAATCCAATGTGGATTACCGGAACGGCGGAGCTACCTGGAACTTTCCGAACGGGACCACGGGGCTGGTCAAATTCCGCTTCCGTGTAGTGGACGGGGAGCAGGCGGATGATTCCGGCCTTCAGGTCTCTCTGACGGACCGGCTGTTTAATGCCTGTGATTCCACTACGAAGGATTATGCCCTGTTTACCTTCCCGATCAGGCTGAAACCTGCGCCCCATCTGTTGCTGGGGATGAAAAAAGTGCCTTTCACGCCCGGCGCGTGGCATGAAATTTCCCTTCTTTGGCAGGGTGGGCAGGCCGTGGTGTCTCTGGACGGAAAGAAGGCCGGAACGTTGAAAATGGCTAATAAGTCCCCCAATGGAGCCAGTTATATCCATTTCATCAGCACCGGGTCCCAACCGGATGCCGGCATTCTGCTGGATACGGTGAATGCCCGGGTGAAGTAAGGAGCGGCGGGATTCAATGGTTTTCCTTCTTCGGAAGCGGCGGAGCGCTTAATTCCGGCAGGTATTTCAGCACCATCTGGAGATGTTCGTTTGACCGGTTGCCTATCCTCTGGAGGGCTGTGCGTCCGTATTTGTCTTTCAGGGATGGGTTTGCGTGGTGGTCCAGCAGAAGACGCGCAATACCCAGTTTCAGCCGGTCCAGGGAATCGTCTCCCAGCAGCATGCCTCGGCAGCATGCCATGAGGGGAGTTTCTCCGGCGGCGTTTTGATGGTTGACGTCAGCTCCCTCTTTGATGAAGAGATTGACCAGATCCCTGATTTGAGGGAGGCAGGACACATCAATGAAAGCCAGCTGGCGGCACAGGTTCAGCAGGGCCGTGTCTCCCGCGGTTTCCGGCAGGGTGGTGGACGCGGGCATGGCCGCATTCACGTCCGCTCCGTATTCCAGCAGAATATGTGCAATTTGCAGTGCGGCGTTCGGAGTGTTCAGGTTCAGGGAAAGAAGGGGCGGGGCCATTTCCCCGCGGAAATTGGGATCGTACCCGGCTTCGCAAAGCTTGCGGACCAGCAGGGGGTATCCGGCGGCCGTGGCCCATGTGAGCAGACTTGTTTTTTTACCTTTCAATTCAGGCTGGAGGGAAATATCCGCACCGCATTTCAGAAGAAACAGGGCCGCTTCCTCATAGGGTGCTCCTCCAATACCGGCCACACAGGTGATGACGAGGGGCGGCCAGCCCAGCGGCCCCGGTTTATTCACATCCGCACCGTACTGAATCAGGAGATTAAGGCAGGAGAGCCTGTTATGCACCGGCAGGGGCGTGGAGTCGTCCATGCCTGGCTGGCAGGCGTAAGTCAGGGGGGTATTTCCCTGTTCGGAGTCCGGAATGGAGGGAAAGGCCTGTTGCGGCAGGATGATCTGAACGTTCGGGTCCGCATGGCGCTGTAAAAGGCGGTTCAGCAACTGCACTTCTCCGAGCCCGGCGGCGAGATGCAGCAGGGTTTCATGGGATGGAGTGATGCAGCGTCCGTCTGCGCTTTCCGCCGTGTCCCGTATCATCTGAAGCCGTTCCCTGATTTCGTCCTTCATATATTGGCGCATGGAAACCTCGGAAAACATGTGCCAGTCAATATGGCGTGAATTGAGGGAAAGCCCGCGGTAAATGAAACGTTCCGGGCTTCGATGGGCTGTGAAATTCGCTGCGGTCAGAATTTGTTCTTTTTCCGCTTTTGTCCAGATAGGGTTGAAATTCCATTCCGCGGGAGAAGAATCATTCCTGTTCAGCCAGAAAACAGCGAAAGCCGCGGCAAGAGAGGCAAAAAAGCTCAAAGCTCCAAGAAACCAGAGAGTTTTCTTTCTTAAAGTCATGTGTATCATAAGCAGGGGTACTGCGAAAGGCCATGATGCAGGAATCCATAACTCCGGGCAATGAAAAAATAGTATGAGCAAAGAATGCCCGGGGCAAACCATGTGGGAATTCGGGTGGCGGATTGCAAATTCGGAGGAGAATTTTTTCCTCTTCATCTGGGAAAAAAGCTCGTGGATAAAGAGAATTACGAAGGAAACGGAAAATATGGTGTCATGGGCCGGACTTCACAAAAATTATGGAGTTTATGGCGTGGATCATTTAACTCCAATTATTTGAATTGTATCCGAATTTGCAATTCGGTGTGATACGCTAAATATTGCGGATGTGCGGATGGTTTCAAATTATTTGCATTTGCCGCTGCTGCACTCACGGTAGAATGAAGGAAGCTGAAACTTATGGAAGAAATGGAGATTCTCCCGTAAAATGATGGAGAGAACTGTATCCTTGCTGCTGGCCTCCTGGTCTTTCCTTTCGCTGTCCGCTCCATGCTGTCTGAAGCCGCTCTTGCCCTGGAAGTAAGGATAAACGATGATTCTGGCAGCGTTATGGATTCCGTCAAACTTATTGCGTCCGATATGGATGGGACGCTGCTTAATGGAAAAGGTGAATTGGACCCTGCGTTTTTTCCCTTGTTTAGGGAACTTGAGCTTCGCGGCATTCGTTTTGCGGCAGCAAGCGGCCGCCAGTATGACGGATTGCTCCGGACCTTTGCCCCCGTGGCGGACCGGATGCTGTTTATTGCCGAGAATGGCGCTTATGCGGCGGCGGGTAGAAAAGAATGGCTGCTTCTGGACATGGATCATGAAACGGTAGCCGGTTTGATTGCCGGGATCAGGTGCATTGAAGGAACCTGCATCGTCCTCGCAGGGCGGGATTCCGCATATATTGAGGACAAACAGCCGGAATTCGTCCGGGAGGCCCGCAAATATTACACACGCTGTCAAGAAGTGGGGGACCTGCTGGACGTGCGGGGAGACAAACTTTTGAAAATAGCAGTATATGACTTCCTGGGAGCCGGGGAAAACAGTTATCCCCGGCTGAAGCATTTGGAACATGGCTTCCAGGTGGCTGTCTCCGGAGAGAAATGGATGGATATCAGCCGGAAAGGGGCCAATAAGGGGGCCGCTCTGGAATTGATTCAGAGGAAACTGGGAATTTCTTCGGAGGAAACGATGGTTTTCGGGGATCAGATGAATGACGCTCCAATGATGCGGCAGGCGCGTTTCAGTTATGCCATGGCGAATGCCGTGCCGGAAATCCGTTCCATGGCCGCATTTGAGGCGCCGTCCAATGAGGAAAACGGAGTGATGCAGGTGCTTGGAAAGATGTTGGACGCCCATTCTCCGCAGGGAAGGGCCGGGAATTGCAGGAAACCCCGTCTCTAATTGCCGGGTAATGGAATAAAATCAGGGTTATGTTGATGTTATTGTCAGATTTTTTTAATATGCTGGCGATGGCCGTGTTCGCTTGCATTGGCGGTGTTTTTCTGGGAATGGGCTTTCTGCTGCTTAAATTGGCGGGAATTTTTTTCGGAATATTGGCGGGGTGTATTATTCTGATGGAAGCGGCCGGAAGGTGGATTTCCCATTTGATGGGGGCGTGAGTCCGTTATTCCCGGCAATGAAGGGGATTCCTGTACGCTTTCCGTGAGGGGAGAGCTTTCTGATGGCTGGGCCATTGCCGGCTGCTGTTGTTGCCGGTTCATTGCCGAATGCTGAAGTGGAAGGCTGCATCCTGCCTGGATTCTGCGTGTTAAAACCGGATAGCGGAGTTTTGTGATAAACAGACGTTTGCCGTAAGATGCCCTGGAAGACAGAGCCCCGCAGAAAGGAAGTCCCAGGGATATGAAATGCCGGGCGTCCCCATGGAAGGGACTGTTGCCTTTGTACTATTTGACAGGGCGGGAGACGGAATTTTACCGTCCCTCCCGTCAGCATGAAAGCTGTTGCCCTTTTTAGTTTTGCTTTTCCGCAATGTCTGTGGTACACCCGTGCCAGACGTCATGAATCAGGAATTTTTTTCAGTGCTCGTGCAGGTGGCGGCCGCCTTGGGGCTGGCCGGCATGATCTTGTTGCTCAGTATCTTGATGGGCAAGCGTTCTTCCGTGCGTAAACCGGCGGACATTCCCTACGAATGCGGGATGATTCCCATGGGGGAAGGCGCCCCCATGTTCTCTGTAAAATTCTATATGGTGGCCATGCTCTTTGTCATTTTTGACTTGGAAGTGGTATTCCTCTATCCTTGGGCCGTCAATTTCCGGGACTATATTATGATGAATCCGGAATCGTTCACGGCCATGTGCATTTTCATTGGCATTTTGCTGGTGGCCTACCTGTATGCGCTGGGCAAGGGTGCCCTGAACTGGCACCACGATCCCCGTTGACCGTTTTTGTTCCCTTTTACCAACGCCGTGTTCCATGAGGAATACGGCGTTTTTTATGTGAAAGAAAAATTGCCTTGGAAAATGGCGGGGGAGAAATATCCGTAAATCCTGTCCTTTTTCCGGATGCCTGTTTGCATGTAAAATCATATTGTACAAAAGATGATTTCTCTTGCCAGAAGAGTGGAATAGGGATAGCGTTTGCGCGATCAGGAAATTCATCATGAATATGCCTCTTCCTAAAACGACGCAAGGTGTTTATCGTCTGTCGGTCAGTACCTTTTATTTTCTTCAGGGTTTGGTGTTCGCCAGTTGGGCATCCCGCATCCCGGACATCAAAAGTGCATTGGGGTTGAACGATGCCGACTTGGGGTCCGTTCTCTTTGCCGTCCCGGTGGGGCAGATGTCCGCCATGGCGCTATCCGGTTACCTGGTTGGCCGTTGCGGCAGCCGGAAAATACTGATGGCGGCATCCGTCTTTTATCCTGCCGTGCTTGTATGCCTGGGTATGGCGGGGTCTTTCTGGGAACTGGCGGCCGGGTTATTTTTCTTTGGGGTAGCCGCAAATCTGACGAATATATCCGTCAATACGCAGGGAGTGGGAGTGGAACGGCTGTACCAGTGCAGCATCATGGCCCGGTTCCACGGTTTATGGAGCCTGGCGGGTTTTTTCGGAGCTTTGCTGGGAGCTGCCATGGTGGACTGGCATATTTCTGCGGAAACGCATTTCATCGCCATTTTCCTGATATGCATGATTATTCTGGCCGTTTTTTCCCCCTCTCTTCTGCCGAGGGATGCCCGGCGTTCCTCCTCCCAGGGAGGCGGCATGTTCCGGAGCATGGATGCTTATGTACTGGTCATCGGGCTGATCGCCTTCGGAAGCATGGTGAGCGAAGGAACCATGTTTGACTGGAGCGGCGTGTACTTTGAAAGCGTGGTAAAACCCGGTCCGGGGCTGGTGCAGATGGGATACGTGGCATTCATGAGCACCATGGCCCTGGGGCGTTTTACGGCAGACCGCCTGGTGATGCGCTTCGGGCCTGTGCGGGTTCTGCGCGCCAGCGGCATCCTTATTGCCTCCGGATTGCTCGTCTCCGTCCTGTTCCCGATGCTGTGGTCCGCCACGCTGGGCTTTCTGCTGGTGGGTTTTGGCACCTCTTCCATTGTCCCGCTCTGCTACAGCATGGCCGGGAAATCCCGGAAAATGATTCCCAGCATGGCGCTGGCTTCCGTTTCTACCATCGGCTTTCTGGGGTTCCTGATGGGGCCGCCGGTCATTGGTCATATTGCCCATGCTTCCTCCCTCCGGTGGTCTTTCTCCCTGATTGCCCTGGTTGGACTGGGGACGGCATTCATTGCCCCTTTCCTCAAGAAATATAGGTAATCACTGTTAATGATATGCCTATATTGTGAAATGGTGCGCCTGGCAGGACTCGAACCTGTACGCCTTTCGGCACCAGATCCTAAGTCTGGCGCGTCTACCAATTTCGCCACAGGCGCAACGAACGGGCGGACGCACTCTGCCATACCAGGCTCTGGCGTTCAAGATTAAACAGGAGTTTTTACCTTTGACGCGCTTGTGGGAAGCACCTGTGGTGAGAAACCCATAGGAAAGTTAGCTGACCTGTTGGGTGTCTGCTTTCTGGCGGCATTTTCCATTCATGGGCGGATGTCTGGTTCCCCAAAGGCACATTTACTCCGGATTAGAAGGGGGGGGCATTGAATACGTCCTGGTTTGTCTGCCGGTAAAGGATGGAAAATCCTTGGTAGCTGATTCTGTGAAGGAGGTTCTGGAGAAAGGAAAGTTTTATCCCAAGCCGGTGTTGGCCGCCGGTGATGGTTACGGGGCGCAGTGTTTCGCGTATGAGGAGGGCGATACTGATGCCAAACAACGAGGCGTGAAATTAAGAAAATTCTCGAGCCAGTTAAAGCAGTCCTGAACCGGAGGATGGAATATCCCAAATATTTTCCCGGGCAGGCTTATCCCATGATTTGTGCCGGAAAAGGAAATAGTTTCACGAACAGAAAGTCCAGCATCCCCAGGCACAGGGCGATGCAGACGGCTTTTTTAGGGGACAGGAGAGGCGTTGTTTTCAGCCAGGCGACGATGCCGGCATGAACCGCCAGAGAGATGCCCACAGACCACCAGAAGAACGGAATGCCCGTCATGGCGAAGAGGGCCGCCAGCGGGTAGGTGAATGCCAGAAAGAGTTTCATGACAGCTTCCCATTCATGCCCGCGTACCATCATCAGCTGCTTGGACAGAAGAGAGACATACAGGCAGGAAGGGACTACAACGCACAGGATGAGGGAAACAACCCCTTTTTTTGCATACCGTTCTTCCTGTGTGGGAATGTACATGCCGCATATACTGGGTCAGGAGGGGAAAATTGTCAAACATTGTCCTAGCCCGGCGGGGCGGGAGCAATATACTGACGGCATTGCGTATGTCGTCTTTTGAGTTGAATTCCTCCTTCAAGCCTTCCGGAGACCAGGAGCAGGCCATCGGCAAACTGCTCAAGTCTCTGGAGGCGGGTAACAAGCACCAGGGGCTCCTGGGAGTGACCGGGAGCGGCAAGACATTCACCATGGCGAATTTGATTGCCCGGATGAACAGGCCCACGCTGGTGATTTCCCACAACAAGACGCTTGCCGCACAGCTTCATTCGGAGCTGAAGAGTTTTTTCCCGAATAACGCGGTGGATTACTACGTTTCCTATTTCGATTATTACCAGCCGGAGGCGTATATCGCCAGTTCCGACACCTACATTGAAAAGGATTCCGCCATTAATGACGAGTTGGACCGCCTGAGCCTGAATGCCATGAATTCCCTGATGACACGGAGGGATGTGATTGTGGTGGCATCCGTTTCCTGCATTTACGGCCTGTCCACTCCGGAGGATTACAGGAACCTGACGCTGCGCATGCGCGAGGGGGATGTCATGGACCGGGACGTGTTTTTGAAGCATCTGGTGGAACGCCTGTTCGAGCGGCAGGATTTTGATTTTACCCGCGGCACGTTCCGCGTGCGCGGTGAGGTGGTGGAGGTGTTTCCCGCTTATTCGGAAGGTGAAGCAATCCGCGTAGAGTTTTTCGGCGACGAGGTGGAACGGGTTTCTTTGATTGACTCCGCCACCGGGCGTGTGAGGGAACGGCTTGGGAGCTACACTTTTTTCCCGGCCAAGCAGTATGTGGCCGCTCCGGAGAAACGGGCGGCGGCGTTAAAGGCTATCCGGGAAGAGCTGGAGGACCGCGTAGGCTGGTTTGAGAAGCATGGGCGCCTGCTGGAAGCGCAGCGGCTTAAATTGCGCACGGATTATGATTTGGAACTGATTGAAGAGCTGGGTTTCTGCAAGGGGATTGAAAATTATTCCCGCCATTTGTCCGGCCGCCTGCCCGGAAGCGCCCCATCCACCCTGCTGGATTTCTTTCCCAAGGATTCATTGACCCTGATTGATGAAAGTCATGTGGCGGTGCCGCAGCTGGGAGGCATGTACGAGGGGGACCGAAGCCGCAAAAATATTCTGGTGGAGCATGGGTTCCGCCTGCCCAGCGCTCTGGATAACAGGCCTTTGAAATTCCATGAGTTTATGGAAAGGCAGAACCAGATTGTGTATGCTTCCGCTACTCCGGGGCCATTTGAACTGGTAAATTGCCGTGCGGATAATAAGACGTATATTCCCGTGCGCCGTGCCGCCAGATCCGGAGAAAAGGCTCCGGAAGGGTTCAAAGGAATTTTGTTTACCTCTCCCAAGGACATTCGCGTTGCTCCCAGCCCATCCACGGAACCGGTAGAAAAATTTGACCCAACCAGGCGTTCTACACCCCTGATTGTAGAGCAGATTATCCGGCCTACCGGGCTGCTGGAGCCGAAGATTACCATCCGTCCATTGAAAGGGCAGATTGACGAGACGATCGCCATGTGCAATGAACGCGTTGCCAAAAATGAACGCGTGCTGGTCACGACGCTGACCAAGAAGACGGCGGAAGATTTGACGGAGTACCTGAAAGGGGTAGGATTGAAGGTGTCCTACATTCACGCGGATGTGGATGCGATTGAGCGTGTGGAGATTTTACGTGCTTTGAGAGCCAGGAAGATAGACGTTCTGGTAGGCATTAACCTGCTTAGGGAAGGGCTGGATTTGCCGGAGGTTTCCCTGGTGTGCATTCTGGATGCGGACAAGGAGGGGTTTTTGCGCAATGAGACATCCCTGGTGCAGACGGCGGGCCGCGCCGCGCGGCATTTGAATGGAGAGTGCGTCTTGTTTGCGGATGTGATGACGGATTCCATCAAACGGCTGGTTGAGCTGACGGATTACCGTCGGGGTATTCAGGAAAAATACAACCGGGAACACGGTATTGTCCCCCAGACGGTGAGCCGTTCCGAACAGGGGCAGTTGAAGTTGTACGCAGAGGATGATGAAGAGTCCTTCCGCGTAGCGGAGGATGAAGCCGGGTATGGTCTGGAAGAGCGCATTGCCAGGCTGGAGACGGAAATGAAGGAGGCTGCTTCCCATTTGGAATTTGAACGCGCCGCCTTGATTCGGGATGAAATCAGGCAGATGCGCGGAGAATATGGAAAAGGCAGGGGATAATATCCGGCGTGATGAATTGGGGATGAGCTTTCTGGTAGGATGGCATGCTGTTTTTTCGTGATATTTGTCCATCTTATTCTTGGCCGTCATTTGACGGTGATTTGGATATTGGGTTTAACAGTTAATTGCTTAAAGAATTCTGCTGATGTGACGTCAGTGTTCCGGACCGGAGTCTGCTGTCAACGTGAAATATTCTAAGAAGGCCTTACGCCGATGGGGGAGTATATGAAGAGTTCTTTGTTCCAGTCTTTTCTTATATATAAAAATTTCTCATGATAAGCACTTGCCGAAGTGGCAAAGGGTATGGCGGATGACAGAGGATTCCCAGGCTGGCAGCAGTAGCTGTCTGATCATCCTTTGCCGGTTATGTTCCCCATTTTATTTCTTGATGCAGCCGGCTGCGTCAAAGGCGCCGGGCAATGATGGTCAGGAGGGGCCCATTTGCCATCGTCTGAAGAAAAGATTTGCATAAAAAATACTTGCGTATTTGGAAAAAGCCTGTAATCTCCTTCCACCATGACCCGCAAAGGTGGTATCAATAAAACCCGCAAGGCAGTCGCCAAGCGTTTCAAGGTAACCGGCACGGGCAAGGTACTGCGCCGTAAACAGGGCAAGCGCCACATCCTCCAGAAGAAGTCCAGCAAGCGCAAGCGCCAGCTTGGCAAGGTGGCTCTGGTGGACGAGACGCAAGTCTGGGCAGTCAAGCAGAACCTGCCTTTCGCCTAAACCGCGGAAACGCTCGACTAATGCCGAGCTTTCCCCCCGCTGAACGGGGGGCCTTCATGCAGCCTTCTTCCGATGGGAAGATAAGAACAGGCGAGACTGCAGGGAGGTGAGGAAGAACAGTCTGTTCAAGATAGAAATAGAAATAAGCTATGCCACGTGCCACTAATGGACCGGCCTCTCGCAAGCGTCGTAAGCGCATTCTCTTGCGTGCCAAGGGTTTCCGCGGTTTCCGCAGCAAACTCTTCCGCTACGCCAAGGATGCTGTTTACAAGGCTTGGCAGTATGAATACCGCGACCGCAAGCGTCGGAAGGGACAATTCCGCCGTCTTTGGATCGCCCGTATTTCCGCTGCCGTCCGCGACCGCGGTCTGACCTATTCCCGCTTTATGGAAGGCTTGAAAGCCGCCAATATTGATTTGGACCGCAAGGTTCTTGCCGATTTGGCCGTCTCTGACGAAAAGGCTTTTGACGTTATCTTCGCTCAAGCGAAGAAGGCCATTGAAGCCAAGGATGGCGCCGCTCTCCGCGCCTGAATGTGCGGGAGTTTCCATCTGTTCAGTAAACGTT encodes the following:
- a CDS encoding sialidase family protein, coding for MKNLLFALLTGSFCCCYAQQKAAPVPEPEVVATPPADAGRGLIRVDSREIRHYSGTRKEPDYLVSRDNGKTWEMKAAPAGYPPNYGGIPKESPAIVRNPLTREFIRVQPIGGFVFLSRGGLDGKWLAVTNDGKLEEDWKDPEKRKNLKKLGGIMRTPVFVNKGRRVIVPFHNMGGGTKFHISDDGGLTWHVSRNGVTSPRHEARPPHQGVRWFNNAVEATVLEMKDGTLWALARTSQDQAWQAFSKDYGETWSKPEPSRFFGTLTMNTLGRLDDGTIVSLWTNTMALPENATAGNGTWEDVFTNRDSHHIAMSGDEGKTWYGFREIILDEHRNHPGYATLDGPEDRGKHQSEMVQLDKNRILISLGQHKNHRRLVIVDRRWVGAKTRATQTGKDLDSQWTIHTYIPQKKGHCSYNRKPSAELVQDPSGGTKKVLQIKRLDDPELVNEKSNVDYRNGGATWNFPNGTTGLVKFRFRVVDGEQADDSGLQVSLTDRLFNACDSTTKDYALFTFPIRLKPAPHLLLGMKKVPFTPGAWHEISLLWQGGQAVVSLDGKKAGTLKMANKSPNGASYIHFISTGSQPDAGILLDTVNARVK
- a CDS encoding ankyrin repeat domain-containing protein, which codes for MTLRKKTLWFLGALSFFASLAAAFAVFWLNRNDSSPAEWNFNPIWTKAEKEQILTAANFTAHRSPERFIYRGLSLNSRHIDWHMFSEVSMRQYMKDEIRERLQMIRDTAESADGRCITPSHETLLHLAAGLGEVQLLNRLLQRHADPNVQIILPQQAFPSIPDSEQGNTPLTYACQPGMDDSTPLPVHNRLSCLNLLIQYGADVNKPGPLGWPPLVITCVAGIGGAPYEEAALFLLKCGADISLQPELKGKKTSLLTWATAAGYPLLVRKLCEAGYDPNFRGEMAPPLLSLNLNTPNAALQIAHILLEYGADVNAAMPASTTLPETAGDTALLNLCRQLAFIDVSCLPQIRDLVNLFIKEGADVNHQNAAGETPLMACCRGMLLGDDSLDRLKLGIARLLLDHHANPSLKDKYGRTALQRIGNRSNEHLQMVLKYLPELSAPPLPKKENH
- a CDS encoding Cof-type HAD-IIB family hydrolase; the protein is MDSVKLIASDMDGTLLNGKGELDPAFFPLFRELELRGIRFAAASGRQYDGLLRTFAPVADRMLFIAENGAYAAAGRKEWLLLDMDHETVAGLIAGIRCIEGTCIVLAGRDSAYIEDKQPEFVREARKYYTRCQEVGDLLDVRGDKLLKIAVYDFLGAGENSYPRLKHLEHGFQVAVSGEKWMDISRKGANKGAALELIQRKLGISSEETMVFGDQMNDAPMMRQARFSYAMANAVPEIRSMAAFEAPSNEENGVMQVLGKMLDAHSPQGRAGNCRKPRL
- a CDS encoding NADH-quinone oxidoreductase subunit A; the protein is MNQEFFSVLVQVAAALGLAGMILLLSILMGKRSSVRKPADIPYECGMIPMGEGAPMFSVKFYMVAMLFVIFDLEVVFLYPWAVNFRDYIMMNPESFTAMCIFIGILLVAYLYALGKGALNWHHDPR
- a CDS encoding MFS transporter, with protein sequence MPLPKTTQGVYRLSVSTFYFLQGLVFASWASRIPDIKSALGLNDADLGSVLFAVPVGQMSAMALSGYLVGRCGSRKILMAASVFYPAVLVCLGMAGSFWELAAGLFFFGVAANLTNISVNTQGVGVERLYQCSIMARFHGLWSLAGFFGALLGAAMVDWHISAETHFIAIFLICMIILAVFSPSLLPRDARRSSSQGGGMFRSMDAYVLVIGLIAFGSMVSEGTMFDWSGVYFESVVKPGPGLVQMGYVAFMSTMALGRFTADRLVMRFGPVRVLRASGILIASGLLVSVLFPMLWSATLGFLLVGFGTSSIVPLCYSMAGKSRKMIPSMALASVSTIGFLGFLMGPPVIGHIAHASSLRWSFSLIALVGLGTAFIAPFLKKYR
- a CDS encoding excinuclease ABC subunit UvrB is translated as MSSFELNSSFKPSGDQEQAIGKLLKSLEAGNKHQGLLGVTGSGKTFTMANLIARMNRPTLVISHNKTLAAQLHSELKSFFPNNAVDYYVSYFDYYQPEAYIASSDTYIEKDSAINDELDRLSLNAMNSLMTRRDVIVVASVSCIYGLSTPEDYRNLTLRMREGDVMDRDVFLKHLVERLFERQDFDFTRGTFRVRGEVVEVFPAYSEGEAIRVEFFGDEVERVSLIDSATGRVRERLGSYTFFPAKQYVAAPEKRAAALKAIREELEDRVGWFEKHGRLLEAQRLKLRTDYDLELIEELGFCKGIENYSRHLSGRLPGSAPSTLLDFFPKDSLTLIDESHVAVPQLGGMYEGDRSRKNILVEHGFRLPSALDNRPLKFHEFMERQNQIVYASATPGPFELVNCRADNKTYIPVRRAARSGEKAPEGFKGILFTSPKDIRVAPSPSTEPVEKFDPTRRSTPLIVEQIIRPTGLLEPKITIRPLKGQIDETIAMCNERVAKNERVLVTTLTKKTAEDLTEYLKGVGLKVSYIHADVDAIERVEILRALRARKIDVLVGINLLREGLDLPEVSLVCILDADKEGFLRNETSLVQTAGRAARHLNGECVLFADVMTDSIKRLVELTDYRRGIQEKYNREHGIVPQTVSRSEQGQLKLYAEDDEESFRVAEDEAGYGLEERIARLETEMKEAASHLEFERAALIRDEIRQMRGEYGKGRG
- the rpmI gene encoding 50S ribosomal protein L35, yielding MTRKGGINKTRKAVAKRFKVTGTGKVLRRKQGKRHILQKKSSKRKRQLGKVALVDETQVWAVKQNLPFA
- the rplT gene encoding 50S ribosomal protein L20, translating into MPRATNGPASRKRRKRILLRAKGFRGFRSKLFRYAKDAVYKAWQYEYRDRKRRKGQFRRLWIARISAAVRDRGLTYSRFMEGLKAANIDLDRKVLADLAVSDEKAFDVIFAQAKKAIEAKDGAALRA